The Armatimonadota bacterium nucleotide sequence ATTTGTCCTTGAGAATGCCCTTGTAGACCTCGAACGAGTGGCAGTTCGGCACCGCATGGTCGATGCGCGTGTGGTTGTCTAGCACCTGCTCGCCCTCGCCGACATAAACGCCGTTCAGCGACGTCTCGGCATGCTCGCCACCCACCCAAACAAAGGAATCAAGGCGCGATGTCCTAGCGCCAAAAGCCGCCGTTGTGGACCTGTAAGTCGAATCGTGCTCCTGAGTGGCCGCCATCGTGCCAACGTGGTACGTGCCTTCACTTTCGAGCTGCAGTCGAACATGGTTCAACGCCGCGTGTGGCGCGAGGATCACTTCGGTGACCGGCGCGACGAAGCAGTCTCCTCGTAGCCCAATGTAGCATTCCGAGACGTCGGCAATCGCGTTTTCCTCAAGCACGATCAGAACACGCGGATAGACCTCGGCCCGGACGGCATCGTCGTTCGCCTGAAGAAACACGAACTGCACCGCAGCTTCCATGCTCTTTGGAACGAACAGGTAGGCGCCATCCTCGAATCGAGCGGTGTTCAGGTGGACGAACCGGTCATCGTTGAACGAGCCCAGCTTGCCTTCGAGCGTCGCGACCCTTCCGAGCTGGCCGACACCAGCCTCCAGACCCCTGGCCCAGGCCTCCTTCAGCGATCCTGCCTCGACACCGTCAGAAAGGTCGGACAGGTCTGCAACGTACCGGCCGTTCACAAAGGACTTCTCTCTCAACTCCTGCAAGTTACTTCCCCGCTCCCACAGCCTCTTCGATCCAGCCATAGCCCTTTTCTTCGAGTTCGAGCGCAAGCTCCTTGCCGCCCGTGCGCACGATTCGCCCGTCGACGAGCACGTGCACCACGTCCGGCACGATGTAGTTGAGCAGCCTCTGGTAGTGGGTGATCACCAGAAAGCCCCGGTTCGCGTCGCGCAAGGCGTTGACGCCGTCGGAGACGATTCGCAGGGCGTCGATGTCGAGGCCCGAGTCGGTCTCATCGAGAATGGCGACGCTGGGCTGCAGAACCGCCATCTGGAAAATCTCGTTGCGCTTCTTTTCACCACCGGAGAAGCCCTCGTTGACTCCCCGCGTCAGCATGTCGGCATCGAGTTCCAGCACTTTGGCCTTTTCCTTGGCGAGCTTGAGGAAGGCAAAAGCGTCAAGCTCGGGTTCGCCGTTCGCCTTCTTCACCGCATTCAACGCCGCGCGCAAGAAGTACGCCACGCTCACGCCGGGAATCTCGACGGGATATTGGAATGCCAGAAAGACGCCCTTGGCGGCTCGCTCTTCGGGGTCCATCTCTAGGATGTCCTCACCGTTCAGCAGAACCTGGCCCTCGGTGACCTCATAGCCGCCTTTGCCGGCGATCACGCTGGCGAGCGTGCTCTTGCCGGAGCCGTTCGGCCCCATGATGGCGTGGACCTTGCCCGCCTCGACGGTCAGGCTCAACCCCTTCAGGATCTCGCGGTCTTCAACTCTGGCGTGCAAATTTCGGATTTCAAGCATGGTCCACTTATGTAGTACGGGCGAATTCCGGGCATGTCGGCAGGCGACGGTACAAAAGGGGAAAGGCGGCCCTGGCCCGGAGAACAGGACCATTTTGAATCAATCCGTACTTTGGTGTCAAGAAACCCTGTTTGTAGGTCTTTGGGACAGAACCGGGAATCTTTGCCGAAACGTATGCATTATCATGGGCATGATGAGCGCACCTTGGAACTGGATTCTCGTCGGCGCATTGGCTTCGCTGGGTTACCTGGCCGTGGCGGGCACGCAGCAGAAGGGCCCCGACCCTCAGAGCCCCAAACGCAAGGACAAGCTGATCCTAACCGAGGCCGAGTGGAAGAAGCGTCTGACGCCGGAGCAATACCGCATCCTGCGCGGCGCGGGCACCGAGTCGCCCTATTGCAGCCCGCTCTATGACAACCACAAGATCGGCTCGTATCACTGCGTCGGCTGCGGCTTGGAGCTCTTCCGGTCGGACTCAAAGTTCATCAGCGGCACCGGTTGGCCCAGCTTTTTCCAGCCGGCCGACAAGGACGCTGTTTGGACCAAGCCGGACTATTCCTTCGGCATGAGGCGCTTTGAGATTCGGTGCTCGCGTTGCGACGGCCACCTCGGGCACGTGTTCGACGATGGTCCCAAACCGACGGGCCTGCGCTTCTGCATCAACGGCGAGTGCCTGAAGTTCGTCGAGAAGAAGGCGGAAGGGGACGGCGGAGCAGGCGGTTGAAAAAGAAATGGGGCGGATAACGGGTCTCGAACCCGTGACCTCCTGAGCCACAGTCAGGCGCTCTAACCCCTGAGCTATATCCGCCGCGTCGGGGATCGGATTGTACCCGCAGGCCATAATCCGTTCCATGGTCCTCATCGCCATCGGACTGGGATCGAACTGCGGCGACCGGCGGAGCTTCTTGACTCGCGCGGTCCAATCCCTCGATGGCGCCTTCAACCGCGTGGCCGTGAGCCACCTCTATGAGACCGCCCCCATGTACGTCCTGAACCAGCCCGCATTCCTGAACGCCGCCGCGCTGTATCGCACGGACAAGGGACCGCTCGAAGTGCTGGCCGTACTCAAAAGGATCGAAAAGGACTTGGGCCGCACACCCAGGGTGAGGAACGGCCCCCGAGAGCTCGACCTGGACCTGCTGGCCTTCGGAAGGGCGCAGCTTCGGTCCGAGCGGAACGGCAAAACTGTTTTGCAGGTGCCTCACCCAAGGATTCCTGAGCGCCGGTTCGTGCTCCAGCCGCTCGCCGAGATCGCTCCCGACCTGGTCCTACCGGGTCTCGGGCGCATCAAGGACCTGTTGGCCGCAACGGAATCGCAGGCCCAAGACGTCCGTTTGCTTGAAGATGCCGACCTTTCGCTATCTGGCGCAAGATAATGCCGGTACCAGGCTCGACGGCGAGATCGAAGCCTCGTCGCTGCGCGACGCCCAGTTGCGACTGCGCCAGCGGGGCCTAAATCCGCTCTCGGTGGCGTCATCGGCAACCGTGGCAGCTCCCCCAGCTCGGCGCTCCGTGCCCCCTCCGGCGATCCGCGCCCAGTTGGATTCCGTCGCGGGTCAAGCCGTCCAACCCGTCCAGACGGTCAAGACCAAGTTCGGTTCGGACAAGGACCGGTTCTTCATCTTCACGCAGCTCGGCAGCCATCTCAAAGCCGGCATTAACCCCGCCAAGGCGTTTGAGAACCTGTTGACCCACGGGACACCGGCCCACTTTCACGAGGCACTCCAACAAGCAGCTCGGAGCGGGGTCGAAGGAGGGAGCGTCGCAGGAGTCCTTCGCCGATATCCCTATCTCTTTCCCGATCACGTCGTGGCGCTGTATGGCGCAGGAGAACAGGGAGGATTCCTGCCTGAGGCCTGTGAGGCGATTGCCGCTCAAGCTGAGCAGGCGCGTAAGTTCGGCAGACCGTTCGTCTGGCTGAGCTGGCTGACGATCATGGCGCTGGTCTCCGCGCCGCTCGGGTTCTGGGTGGTGCAAAGCGGCATGGACGCCATGCGGCTGCAGGACCAGCAGGGCGGCACCCTACCGGGGATGCAGACTTACAGGGCAGCGCTGCTCGCCGAGCTCAAGTGGCCGATCGGTCCGGCGATGCTCGCCATGCTGATCCTTGGCACGGTCTTCATCCTCTGGTGGCGGTCATTGCGGGTAACGGCCCTGCGCCACAGGCTCACCGCCAGGCTCCCGCTCTCGGGCAAGCGCGGCTGGCACGAGGGCATGGCGCTGTTTGCGTGGACCCTTTCGCACCTGATGAAGGCGGCCCTTGCACCCCGAACCGCGCTCCTTTCAGCAGCCGACGCGATCCCAAACCACAGCGTGCGCGAGGAAATCCGGCAAATCGGAGCCGCCATGGGCGACAACACAGCACTTTCCGCCGCGTTTCGCGGCTCTGCCAAAATGCCACCCGAGTTTTTGGCGCTGATGCAGACCGGCGAAATGGTCGGAGACATGCCCGGGCAACTTCTGATCGTGTCCAGAAGCTGCAGCGAAGCTCAGCAGGAGGTTGAGACCCTCTCCAAATGGCGGATCGGGCTCTGGGCGATTCTCTTGATCGCGTTGGGGTTCGTGTTTGTGGCCTGGCTGCTCTATGGATACATGTATCCGCAGCTCTTCAAGATGTTCGAGGTCTAGCGCCGACCTTTGAGATGCCTTTTTGCGTCTTGAAATAGCAGCATGCCCGTTTTCGAATACCGCGGAACCAACCCGAACGGACAGCCCGCCAGCGGGACCCTTTTTTGCGCCTCGATGGGTGCGGCGGTAGAGGACCTCACCCAACGCGGCTTCACGATCGAGCACCTTCAGATCTCCTCCGGGCTCGGCGATCCGTTGGCCACTCAACAGTCCTCTCAATCGGCCCCGGCCGACACCGCACCGACGCAGGCTGGGGGTCAAGCGACCCAGCCGATGGCAATCGCTGGACCGGCGGCCCCGCCGCGCCCCGAAACGCCCTCAACCACGCCCCGCACGCCGACTTCCCCCGAAAACATCAGCCCGCTCGACGCTCCGCGCTCGGCCATGGTCACCGACTTCTTGGGCCACATCTTTGCCGTGCCGCTTCCCGCCCTGCTCTTCTTCTTTCGGCAGCTCGCCACGATGCTCAACGCCGGGGTGGGCATGGTGGGTTCGCTCGACACGCTGAGCACCCAAACCTCCGATCCACGCCTAAGAGCGGCCATCCAGGAGTTCCGCCTGCAGGCCCTGGAGGGCCGCCCGCTTACCTATGGCCTCTCGCGCTACCCCGAAATCTTCTCACCCCTGATGCTCAGCATGGTCCGCGCCGGGGAGGACGTCGGGCGGATCGACGAATCGCTGAAGCTGGTGGCCCGCCACATCGAAGAAGAAATCGCGCTGCGCAACCTCTACAAGCGCGTCACCTTTTATCCCAAATTCGTGGTGATCGCCTCGATCGCCATTGTGCTGGCAACCAACCTGATCCTCGGAGCTCTCGGCAAGGGGCCGGGGCTCTCCTCTCCGCTCACCGAACCGGCAACTTGGGTGGTGCTCCTACCGCTGATCGTCCTGGCGTTCTTCTTTTTCCGAGTCGGGGTCAAGCAGCCCAGGATTCGGGTCTTCTACGACCAGTTCATCCAGAAGGTCCCTGCGCTGGGAAAAACCATGCACCAGTTCGCGATGGCCAAGTTTGGACGTGCCTTTGGAACGCTCTATGCCGGCGGCGTGCCCATCCAGCGCGCGGCACTGCTGGCTGCCGACTCCTGCGGCAACGAGTACATGCGCCAGCTCGTCTATCCCGCCGCCAAGCAGATCGAGGAAGGCGGGAGCATGGCCGAGGCCTTTGCGCGCACCGGCGCCTTCTCGCCGATCGTGCTCGACATGATGCGCACCGGAGAGACCACCGGCAACGTGGACATGATGATGCAGAAAATGGCGGACTTCTATGAGGATGAAGCCAACACCCGCGCCATCCAGATGGGACACATCTTCGGCGTGGTCTGCCTCATCTGTGTCGCGATGTATATCGGCTATATCGTCTTCAGCTTCTGGTCGGGCTATGCCGCCGGCTTCGGCGGCGAGATGGGCTAACAACACACTACCTCGCCCCTTTTAGGAGAGGTCGGTGAACGAAGTGAACCGGGTGATGGGGCTATGGGAGATCGGTCCGAAGCGGGAAGCATCTTCGCTCTTAGCCCTTCGCGGGATAGGCGGCCGAGAAGAAACCACCTCGCCCCTTGCTTCCGAGTCCCGACGTGTCGGTAAGGGAGAGGTCGGTGAGCTCCGGCGAACCGGGTGAGGGGTCCCGTTCGGCGAGCCCTATTTCTCCTTCCGGAACAGCCACCGAAGCGCGTTCGGCATCTCGACCTGCCCGTGCTTCGCCGAGTGGAACCCCTTACCGTATACGAACTTGGTGTCATAGCCCCCGAACTTGAGGGCCGCCGCCATGTCCTGGTTGGCGATGGGCCAACTGCCGGCCGCGTTGTCCAGATCGTTCGAGCCATCCTGAAGGTACACGCGGATCGGCTTGGGCTCGCCCTTGCCGTCCCATCCCCTTCGTTTGCGGATGATCGCCGGGTAGGTGTTGCCACCGCCCACGCCGGTCGAACCGCCCTGCAGGTTCGCAAAGCTCCCGATCCAGCTCATCACGAGCCCAAACTTGTCCGGCCGCTCCCACGCCACGGTGAAACTGCAAATACCCCCGGAGCTAAGGCCCGCGACGCAGCGTTTCATCGGGTCCTGGGTGATCCTGAACTTGCTCTCGACTGTAGGCAGAAGCTCTTCAATAAGGAACCGGGCGTAGGCGTCCCCGAGCGAGTCGTATTCCCTTGAGCGGTCGGACCGCCCATCCGGAAAGGTGCCCGGTGTCACCAGGACCACCACGGTCTGCGGCAGGTCGCCCTGCGCGATCAAGTTGTCCATGAACGTCGGCACGTACTCGTGCGCCCACTGGCCGTCCTGAAAAACGATCAAGTTCGACTCTTTCGCCGGGTCGAAGCTCGCCGGCGTGTAGAGCCACCAGTCGTGCCAAGTGCCTCCGAAAACCTTGCTCGTCATCCTCGGCATCACCTCCAGCTTGCCTTTGGGCACGTTGGGCTGGGGTTTTGCTTCTTTGGGGAAGATGAACGCCTCGAGTTCCCGCGAATTGCCCTGCGCCCTTCCGTCCACCGTGTAGACCCAACGGAAGCACTCGCCCAAAGGTAACCTGGCCGCCCCCACAAAGAGCCTGCCTCGACCCACCTGGACCAACGAGATGGAGAAGTCCTCTGCGAGCGCCTTGACCGACGCCGATTTGGCGCCCTCTTGAACCCGAATCGCAAAGGCGAAAGTAAGCCCGTCGGCCTTGGCGTCAGCGCCGGTGGCGAGCTTGCCTACCCCGCCGAACCACGCCGTGAGCTCTTCCTCAACCTTGGCAGACCTCAGGCCGTCTTTCGAAGACAACGCTGACAGCAGCTTGTCGGGGGTCCAATCGGTGTTCTGGGATGGAGCAGCCATGGTGAGTCCAATCATCAGGGAGATCATCGTTGGTCAGGGGAGTTCGCCGCCTACATCGGAAGTCCCTTCTAAGCCTCTCGCACGTGAGCCACGACTTGAAGCTCCGTCGAATTGACCCCGCAAGGGTTCAGAAGAGAGTGGCCCGGGGTCGCGCCCCGCGCGCCCCCGGGTCCGCCGCCACCCAAATCCCAGCTCCCCGACGGGGTGCCACAACCTGGGAGCGACTCTGCGCAACTCTACTCGTTTGAGGCCGGTATCCTACGGGTTCCATGAAAGCGCCCACCGCTCTCCTTGCTCTGACCCTCGGCGGCCTACTCCAAGCCCAAGCTCCACTCAACCCCGCTCCCGAGAAGGTCGAGGAGCTTCACAAATACGAGGCTGTGACCCAGCACTCGATCACGATCGGCGGTCAGAAGATCGGCTACAAGGCGATCGCCAGCCACATGCCGATCCGCAACGAAGCCGGCGAGTTGCAGGGCGAGATGTTCTTCGTCGCCTATATCAAAGACGGTGAAGACCCCAAGACGCGGCCCTTGACCTTCGCCTACAATGGCGGCCCAGGCTCGGCTTCTCTTTGGCTCCATGTGGGCACCATCGGCCCTCGCCGCGTCGCGATGAACGAGGATGGCTCGATGCCAAAGCCGCCCTACCACGTGGTCGACAACGAAGAAACCTGGCTGCCAAGCACCGACATCGTGATGGTGGACGCGATGGGCACCGGCTACAGCCGCCTCGCCAAACCGGAGATGAGCAAGCAGTTCTTTGGCGTCCAGGCTGACATCCGGGCCTTCGCCGAGTTCGTTCGGGCTTTCCTAACTCGGTATGGCAGGTTCTCCTCGCCCATCTATTTGGCGGGCGAGAGCTATGGCGGCATTCGCACGGCCGGACTCTCCAATGCACTCTTGAACAACGGCATCGCCCTCAACGGCGCGATCATCATCTCGGGCACGATGAACTTTGGCACGCTCGACGCGGCGCGCGGCAACGACCTCCCCTATGTCGGCTTTCTTCCGACCCTCGCGACGACCGCCTGGTACCACAGAAAGCTCTCGCCCCGGCTTCAGAAGATGACGGTTGAGCAGGTCGCGGCAGAGGCCGAAGCGTTTGCGGGCGGCGAGTATGCGAGCGCGCTGATGAAGGGCACGGACCTGGCTCCCGAAGAGGAAGCGCGCATCGCCAAGCGCGTCAGCGAGCTTACCGGCATCAAGGAGAGCTTTGTCCGCGCCGCGCATCTTCGCGTCTCCGATTGGCGGTTCTACAAAGAACTGCTGCGCGAATCCGGCCAGACGGTCGGGCGACTGGATTCGAGGCTCAAAGGCACCGACGCCGTCGAAGTCGGCGACGGACCAGACTACGACCCGAGCAGTTCAGCGATCGGGCCGGTTTTCTACGCCAGCATTTGCGACTACCTCTCGAACGAGCTGAACTACAAGACGGAGGCCAAGTATCGCATGTGGAACACCGATGGCGGCGAATGGGAGCAGGATCAGGGCGCGATCACCGACACCACCGAGGCCCTTCGTCAGGCGATGGTCCAGAACCCCCACATGAAGCTGATGATGGTCTACGGCTGGTATGACCTGGCTTGCCCGTTCTACGCGGCGAAATACAGCCTACGGCACATGGACCTGAAGAGGCAGGCGCTCGACAGGATTTCCTGGCAGTACTACACCGCCGGCCACATGATGTATATCGAGGCGGCCTCTCGCATCAAGCTGGCGAAGGATGTCGCTGCGTTTATCGGGGGAAGTAAATGAAACCATCGGCGATGCGCGATGAGCCCCCTCCTTGGTTTTGCGAAGCGAAACTGCTTCCGAGTCCCGACATGTCGGGAAGGAGGGGGTTGTCGAAGATCCCGCCGAGCGAAGCCAGGGGAACGAAGTCGGGAGGGGTGGAGACAACGCCACAACACCAAATACCTGATAACCTGACCACCTGACGATCAGATCGCCCTCACAACCCTCACCACACTCACCATTCTCACCATCCTCACCAGTCCCCCCATGAACGTCTACATCTCCGCCGACATCGAGGGCATCACCGGAATCGCCTCCTGGACTCAGGCCGAGGGGCCGACCACTGAGGCCTATGACTTCGCTTTTGCCAGGCGGATGTACACCCACGACGTGAACGCAGCGATCCGGGGCGCCCGGGCAGCCGGCGCCAAGCGCGTGGTGGTCAAGGACTCCCACGGTTGGTGCAAGAATCTGCTGGTCGACGAGCTGGAACTCGGCACAGAACTCATCTCGGGCTACGGCGCCATGCCTGCCGGAATGATGGAGGGGATTGGTGGCGATGACTCGTTTTCACCTGAAAACCTGAAAACCAAGACACCCGGCACTACTCCAATTCCTCCTTTCGACGCCGCGATTCTTGTGGGCTACCACGCCATGGCGGGCAAACGAGGCCTAATGGCCCACGCTTTGGTCGGCGGACTCCACCGCTTCTGGATCAACGGCAAAGAAGCCGGCGAGATCGCCTATTCCGCCGCCACCGCAGGCGCTTTTGGCGTCCCGCTCGTCGCCGTAACCAGCGATGACTGCGGATGCGCCGAGGCAAGCGCTCTGAACATCGGCATCCGGACCTATGCCGTCAAGGCCGCCATGGGCCGCTTCATGGCCTGGATGAAGCACCCCAGCGAAACCGGCCCCGGCATCGAAAAGGCCATCAGAGATGCTGTGGCGAACGCCAAGCGGATAGCCCCGGTGAGGTTTGAGGGCGAGGTCTCGATGAAGATCAGTTTCCAGAACGACAATCTGGCAGAACTGGCCTCACAGATTCCTGGTGTCTCGCGCCCGGAGCCCTACGTCCTCGAATGGTCCGCCCCCAGCTTTCTGGAAGCGGCAGCCATGGCGCAATTGGTTTTCGATACGTCGCGTGCAGGAAGGGTGCTGGAGAGGTAAGGGGTTGAGAGCTCGGGCCCGAGGTCAGAGGTCTGAGGTCCGGAAGCCACCTCGCCCCCTGGGGAGAGGCGGTGAACGCAGTGAACCGGGTGAGGGGCCAGCGTGAATCCAATCCTGGCGGCTAGGCAGCCGGCCCCTCGTTGGTCTTTCAGACTGGGGCTCACCCCTTTCGTATCCCCGCTGAAAAGATGCAGGGGATGTCGCCGATCTGGGCAGACAGGACCATCTGCAGACTCACGGGCGAGCCATCGGACTCCGTCTCCTCCTGAATGAAAGCCACCAGCTTTGGCGAGCGGAACGTGAACACCATGACGTCATCGAACACGCGGCGCTCATCGGCAGGGACAGCTGAAATCCTCTTCTGCAGATCGCGCACATAGACCCTGGTAAGGTCCGCGCTCTTCGGGCCATAGGGCTTGGGCAGCCTGACCGCCATGCGCAAGGTGTCGCCTTCGATCATCCAAACGGACTTCTCGACCCCGGCATTCAAGTACACACGGACGTCGTCCACCCAAGATGCCCAGTCCCAGCCCGAGTACTGGCCGTGGCCCGGGCCGGTTGTGAGTTGAACGTGGAATCCCGGTGTCGTTTGGGCTACGGCGAGCTGCAACGTCACCGGTTGCCAGCGCGAGTCCACGCTCAAAACATCAATTCCGGCGACGGGCCCGCTGTCGGCTTCGGTCCCAGTGCCAATGCCCAGGTTCAGCCACTTGTTGTCAGCGGCACCGCCTCGCGGGGAAAGCACCCACGTGGCCAGGCGGATGATGCCGCCTGCCGGAACCGGTGTATTGAACCGCTTGTCATAAAGCCCGCCATATTCGCGGTGATAGAACTTAAGTGACTTCGAGCCCGAATGGGCCTCCTCGCCGCTCAACTCGGCGTAGTTGGGACCGTTGGGCTGTGGTTTCCAGGCCCCAAGGCCGGATTCGAAGTCGTCGAAGAACCCTCCTCCACGAACAAAGGCCTCATTCAAGAACGGCACGTCGAGGAACTCCGCACTGCTCTTGGCATCCACGGTGGGCACCAGCAGGGCGATTCCTGCAAATCCTCCGAGCGCGATCCCAAGCACCAGAGTCAACGAAGTTCCGCCGGCAAACATCAGCCAGCGAAAACCAGGGCTGGTCCTTCTCGAAGAGGAACTGCTGGATTCACTGCGAGGCCGTGAACTCGCCAGCAGCACTTCCGCTCCGGCCATACCCTCTGGGTCCGCAACAAGCAGCGCCATCGCCGCATCAAGCCTCTGGGACTTCGCCAGATTCGCCGCGCACCCGCTGCACGACTCAGCATGCTGCTTGATCTCGGCCAGCAAAGCGGGCGGGAGCTCCACCGGAGCACTCCCAGCCAGCGCCTTTCTAACGTGTCGGCAGGTCATTCGAACACCACCTCCATTTTCTCGCACACCGAACGGAACCTCCCCCGAGCCCGCTTCAGTCTTTGCTTCACCGCTTCCTGCGTCAATCCCAACTTCTGTCCAATCTCCTCAAGGCTGTAGCCCTCGGAGTAGACCAGGCGCAGTACCTCCGCCTGCGGTTCAGGCAGATGGGCCATGACTTCACCCACGCGCTGCCTTAGGAACCGCGCCTCGATCAACCGTTGGCCGTCCGGCTGCCCCGGTTCGCTCCCGTCCGACCTTTGTCGCTTCACATCCGACTCGACAGCCTCCAGCGGCAGTTCCCTCTTCTGAAGCCGGAGCCGGTCGATGAAGAGATGCACGAGCGAGGTTCTCAGGTAGGGCCACAGGTCGCGATTCTGGTCCAGCC carries:
- the msrB gene encoding peptide-methionine (R)-S-oxide reductase MsrB, yielding MSAPWNWILVGALASLGYLAVAGTQQKGPDPQSPKRKDKLILTEAEWKKRLTPEQYRILRGAGTESPYCSPLYDNHKIGSYHCVGCGLELFRSDSKFISGTGWPSFFQPADKDAVWTKPDYSFGMRRFEIRCSRCDGHLGHVFDDGPKPTGLRFCINGECLKFVEKKAEGDGGAGG
- a CDS encoding sigma-70 family RNA polymerase sigma factor → MLEQDSEDHNRWGGTALHARRLERLALRLCQGDSESACDLAHQAMANAAGKDGLDQNRDLWPYLRTSLVHLFIDRLRLQKRELPLEAVESDVKRQRSDGSEPGQPDGQRLIEARFLRQRVGEVMAHLPEPQAEVLRLVYSEGYSLEEIGQKLGLTQEAVKQRLKRARGRFRSVCEKMEVVFE
- a CDS encoding M55 family metallopeptidase; translation: MNVYISADIEGITGIASWTQAEGPTTEAYDFAFARRMYTHDVNAAIRGARAAGAKRVVVKDSHGWCKNLLVDELELGTELISGYGAMPAGMMEGIGGDDSFSPENLKTKTPGTTPIPPFDAAILVGYHAMAGKRGLMAHALVGGLHRFWINGKEAGEIAYSAATAGAFGVPLVAVTSDDCGCAEASALNIGIRTYAVKAAMGRFMAWMKHPSETGPGIEKAIRDAVANAKRIAPVRFEGEVSMKISFQNDNLAELASQIPGVSRPEPYVLEWSAPSFLEAAAMAQLVFDTSRAGRVLER
- a CDS encoding type II secretion system F family protein produces the protein MPVFEYRGTNPNGQPASGTLFCASMGAAVEDLTQRGFTIEHLQISSGLGDPLATQQSSQSAPADTAPTQAGGQATQPMAIAGPAAPPRPETPSTTPRTPTSPENISPLDAPRSAMVTDFLGHIFAVPLPALLFFFRQLATMLNAGVGMVGSLDTLSTQTSDPRLRAAIQEFRLQALEGRPLTYGLSRYPEIFSPLMLSMVRAGEDVGRIDESLKLVARHIEEEIALRNLYKRVTFYPKFVVIASIAIVLATNLILGALGKGPGLSSPLTEPATWVVLLPLIVLAFFFFRVGVKQPRIRVFYDQFIQKVPALGKTMHQFAMAKFGRAFGTLYAGGVPIQRAALLAADSCGNEYMRQLVYPAAKQIEEGGSMAEAFARTGAFSPIVLDMMRTGETTGNVDMMMQKMADFYEDEANTRAIQMGHIFGVVCLICVAMYIGYIVFSFWSGYAAGFGGEMG
- the sufC gene encoding Fe-S cluster assembly ATPase SufC, with the translated sequence MLEIRNLHARVEDREILKGLSLTVEAGKVHAIMGPNGSGKSTLASVIAGKGGYEVTEGQVLLNGEDILEMDPEERAAKGVFLAFQYPVEIPGVSVAYFLRAALNAVKKANGEPELDAFAFLKLAKEKAKVLELDADMLTRGVNEGFSGGEKKRNEIFQMAVLQPSVAILDETDSGLDIDALRIVSDGVNALRDANRGFLVITHYQRLLNYIVPDVVHVLVDGRIVRTGGKELALELEEKGYGWIEEAVGAGK
- a CDS encoding peptidase S10 produces the protein MKAPTALLALTLGGLLQAQAPLNPAPEKVEELHKYEAVTQHSITIGGQKIGYKAIASHMPIRNEAGELQGEMFFVAYIKDGEDPKTRPLTFAYNGGPGSASLWLHVGTIGPRRVAMNEDGSMPKPPYHVVDNEETWLPSTDIVMVDAMGTGYSRLAKPEMSKQFFGVQADIRAFAEFVRAFLTRYGRFSSPIYLAGESYGGIRTAGLSNALLNNGIALNGAIIISGTMNFGTLDAARGNDLPYVGFLPTLATTAWYHRKLSPRLQKMTVEQVAAEAEAFAGGEYASALMKGTDLAPEEEARIAKRVSELTGIKESFVRAAHLRVSDWRFYKELLRESGQTVGRLDSRLKGTDAVEVGDGPDYDPSSSAIGPVFYASICDYLSNELNYKTEAKYRMWNTDGGEWEQDQGAITDTTEALRQAMVQNPHMKLMMVYGWYDLACPFYAAKYSLRHMDLKRQALDRISWQYYTAGHMMYIEAASRIKLAKDVAAFIGGSK
- the folK gene encoding 2-amino-4-hydroxy-6-hydroxymethyldihydropteridine diphosphokinase, translated to MVLIAIGLGSNCGDRRSFLTRAVQSLDGAFNRVAVSHLYETAPMYVLNQPAFLNAAALYRTDKGPLEVLAVLKRIEKDLGRTPRVRNGPRELDLDLLAFGRAQLRSERNGKTVLQVPHPRIPERRFVLQPLAEIAPDLVLPGLGRIKDLLAATESQAQDVRLLEDADLSLSGAR
- the sufD gene encoding Fe-S cluster assembly protein SufD; the encoded protein is MQELREKSFVNGRYVADLSDLSDGVEAGSLKEAWARGLEAGVGQLGRVATLEGKLGSFNDDRFVHLNTARFEDGAYLFVPKSMEAAVQFVFLQANDDAVRAEVYPRVLIVLEENAIADVSECYIGLRGDCFVAPVTEVILAPHAALNHVRLQLESEGTYHVGTMAATQEHDSTYRSTTAAFGARTSRLDSFVWVGGEHAETSLNGVYVGEGEQVLDNHTRIDHAVPNCHSFEVYKGILKDKSQGVFNGKIFVYKDAQKTDAKQTNQALLLSRTAGVNTKPQLEIFADDVKCTHGATVGQLREEAMFYLRSRGIPESEARNILVYAFAAEVFEGIENEAARTELERLLFEKLN
- a CDS encoding type II secretion system F family protein, which codes for MPTFRYLAQDNAGTRLDGEIEASSLRDAQLRLRQRGLNPLSVASSATVAAPPARRSVPPPAIRAQLDSVAGQAVQPVQTVKTKFGSDKDRFFIFTQLGSHLKAGINPAKAFENLLTHGTPAHFHEALQQAARSGVEGGSVAGVLRRYPYLFPDHVVALYGAGEQGGFLPEACEAIAAQAEQARKFGRPFVWLSWLTIMALVSAPLGFWVVQSGMDAMRLQDQQGGTLPGMQTYRAALLAELKWPIGPAMLAMLILGTVFILWWRSLRVTALRHRLTARLPLSGKRGWHEGMALFAWTLSHLMKAALAPRTALLSAADAIPNHSVREEIRQIGAAMGDNTALSAAFRGSAKMPPEFLALMQTGEMVGDMPGQLLIVSRSCSEAQQEVETLSKWRIGLWAILLIALGFVFVAWLLYGYMYPQLFKMFEV
- a CDS encoding esterase family protein, producing MAAPSQNTDWTPDKLLSALSSKDGLRSAKVEEELTAWFGGVGKLATGADAKADGLTFAFAIRVQEGAKSASVKALAEDFSISLVQVGRGRLFVGAARLPLGECFRWVYTVDGRAQGNSRELEAFIFPKEAKPQPNVPKGKLEVMPRMTSKVFGGTWHDWWLYTPASFDPAKESNLIVFQDGQWAHEYVPTFMDNLIAQGDLPQTVVVLVTPGTFPDGRSDRSREYDSLGDAYARFLIEELLPTVESKFRITQDPMKRCVAGLSSGGICSFTVAWERPDKFGLVMSWIGSFANLQGGSTGVGGGNTYPAIIRKRRGWDGKGEPKPIRVYLQDGSNDLDNAAGSWPIANQDMAAALKFGGYDTKFVYGKGFHSAKHGQVEMPNALRWLFRKEK